The DNA window TTCGTCATGCCGTGCAGCGCGGACAGGAGTCCATTTCACAGCTTAACCACACAATGGATATAGTAGGTTGATCTTTAGATGAACTCACAGAGGTATACAGTAATGTAATCAAATTTCTAGCAAGTCAttttattgcttttgtttttagATCGAATTTACCAGGAAGAATATTGATGGGTCTAACCAGAAGCTGCAGGAGAAACTGGGTTCACTAATGGGCTGGAAGAGCGTTTCTCAAAGCCAAGAAACAGAGAGCGAAACAGACAGTGAAGCTGAGGTATCAGAGATATTAATACTTTTTAGCAATATATTCAGCAAATTGATGATGATTTATTGCTTTTCACTTGAGACATTTTTGTCTTTTAATGTACACAGAGAAGGCTTTAACTTGGTATACATTATTGTGACAGAAATATATTAAAACTGCTGATGAAATTCTAAagcgaaaaaaaaagattaataattaaAACTTAAAGTAATTACATTATTGGTTTCCTGCGTTTTAATTTTAatagaaataaaactaatttaatgagaaaaaagcaaagaaataaaatatagggAAGTGTTTCTcgaccacgttcctggaggaccaccatgTTTCATGTTTTGAATGTCTCATTTGTCTGTCACAGCCATTAcagctctttcagtctctgcttatgagctgatgatctgattcTGGTGTGTTTGTTTAAGAAGAGACGGTAAATGTGTAGAGCAGGTGGTCCTTcagaaacatggttgagaaccactgttataTGGGAGATTCTACCAGAAAAGTAAATTTTCCCTAATAGAAAATGTGACAGGGCCTAATTTAAGCTTGTCCtctgaaaaaaatcatacaaaaacaagcataaaatcatacaatttaaagatagaacgcatccttgatcactgtcagcttctacTGTCATATAGCCTTAAAGGTTTATTGCATGCtttttatgttgaatttaatgcaaatgtgacaggagtGACCAAACACATAGAGACAGTTGTAAAATAGTCTTtcatttgtagaatttatttataattaaatttttttaatcaattgatgtaaATGATAActacttaaacttgctatttctgatgtatttttttctttaaataacagtttttagcataacaaaactattaaagatgTGGGTTTAATTGGACTGAGGATAAGAACAGAGTTTGTACATTTGTTAagtgtttttataaaaataaaaaaaaatctgagaatcAGATaaatgacatattcctttacaaaTCAGCTCACAGAAATTAACCTtcagtccattttagacattttctagcacgaaatactttttattcactgtatttatacttttatttcgAGGACAGATAATGtttgtttctggtagaatgtcccatagggtacattaaagagcccatattatacatgaaatagggtcatatcttggttgtaagggtctccaacaacagtctaatatgcatgcaaggtcaaaaaacactttcatggtcttataatctgcatttatttttacctaattatcccagcgactcctgtatgaatcgtccagtgattcatttgttcccaaacccctccttagcgcggagctaatctgcgctgattggaccgatgacagtctgtcgcgattggtcgactgccttcagtcagagaatgaaatggccgatagctaatcagcaatttaaaaagtaatcacagttcatacacgctccatagtgtaggcgtggattttagctgccacacacacacaaaaacacacacacacctccggacgacaacgctcccgcttccgcccacacccgccaggttttagcctgagaacccgctccgttttctgcccgccgcgcccgatcccgctagagcggaggagaacacaaccaaaagtcacccagctatacagtccagacagccaagatgtctgtataaaaacacaaaaagctcgctctcgctctctctctcatacgcgcgcgtgcgcactaacacacacacacaagcagactctctctttctcattcgcatagcaatatccgtgatattgctagacagcccgctcccgtcccaaattaaacctgttaccgaccgctcccgcgatttattcggaaatttattcccgcgccgcagaaatctggcgcggggacagccgcgggaatgcagaactctaccacggagctccgtcaacaaagcagcacgcgtcgcgtttttaacgtgactttgcacgcgatgagagaatatatccagttaacctgatacagtacacgcggttacaagtaacaaatcacaactaaatacatttgcaagctagagtcaacgaggcaacaactttaaccgcacgtacttacacttgagaaaggtaggaagaaacccatcctgacgtcaatcagttactctttactgatccttcctttaacaaactcagatgaagtattctttgtagcatgtagcttccagaagtttccaactgcttggttataatgctgatgtttcatctttgggtagagactcgatataatatccatctgcagtgtgacttcaatcgaccggcatgtttgtgtgtatgtgtttgtgggtgtgtgtgtgtgtgtgtctgggtttctgcgtcagagggcggggcctcaggtttgaaatctcccgggtttgcgcgtgcacgtgaaaaacttggtttcgttcgtacgtcatggcaaaacacctaatgagtcggtatcaaggcgactcgtttgaagcactatgagtcgactcttttatagatgaatcaaccgttttaaacactgtattcttacagatttaagccttagctgaatACTTCACtacacttagagctgtgttacacactacatggaggggaattttcaaaaacccataatatgggctctttaaataattttttaaaactgattttgtaaCATGATTTCAGTTAATAGGTGTAGCTTTCTGGTTATAATAATGAGTtttaagcataataataatatcaaaaataGAAGAACGTAGTTTGagagatttgaaaaaaaaaatgtagagtttgaaaaaaaaaaaaaagtaaactgttTTGGAATTAAAAACAATTGTTACTCCAAAGACATTTTAAATCACAATATCCATTTTTGGGATTAAAATTTTAGAAAAGATTTACTAtaatcataatatttataaatattatatgtaataaagGTAATATAATGCGCAAATTCACACTGTTgttgacacattaaatattacaaaagatTATACTGATTTtggtcttattattattactataaataatttaaaacgtaaataaaatgtaaagtaacTCGTAATATACACTATTGTcaaataaaatctatttattttacagttaCTTTCCCTCATTTTAGAATCCGTCTTAATTTTGATGAGCtgctgtcaaataaaaatatgtttgtgaCTGTTCTGTACAATAGTGTACACCCATCTTTAATTTGAAAGGGGTAGGTCACTCAAAAAGGAAATATCGGTCATCAATTTCTCAACTTTTACTTGTTTCATCTTTTGtcgaacagaaaagaagatattttgaaaaatgctgaaaacctgtaaccaatgacttctatagtatttgtttttcttaccatTGAAGTCGATGTCTTCACATTTTTACCTTTTTtcataatatacatattttttgtttaaccaaataaggatgtttcccagtgatgggttgcagctgtaagggcatccgctatgtaaaacatataccagatcggttgatggttcattccgctgtggtgacccctgattaataaagggactaagttaaaaagaaaatgagtcaatcaatcaaaaaagaaaactcaCAAATGTTTAAAACTACTTAAAAGTCAGTGATTAaagatattttataatttttttaaattgtttcttattttaaaacTTCCACGGCTCTTAGAATGCCAGTCGAAGCACTCAAGCGAATTTTCATTGCCGACCTAATGGTTTGTTTTGGGTCAGTTTTGAATTTCCACATAACCAGCTAAAAGCCTTGTTTACCAGCGTGTAATGTGAAGCGGGGTACAGACAACGGAGTTCAGATCCAAACACAGGGTTTATTAGCAGGATGGTCacgcaagcaatggtcaacacaggggcaaacagatgtacacaggaaatccagagtcataataacaggcagatggtcagtacaggcaAGCAGCAAGCAACGTAAATgaacaaacaaggcgagggtcaaaaacacagcaagacaaggcaaggaaaacccGTCATAATGTTTACACTTCAGTATAACAAGACCCAGCccagatgtgtgtgtgagggCTCTCCTTATAGGACATGTAATCAAttcatgagcagcttcagctgtgagtgtttgcaatcagacAGGACCTAGGCCAGGTGTGCAAGTGGTGcgtgactggatcttgtagttcttttgctggTAGATTTGTAGCGAACTGTGTGTTTACCaacgatctgcacaggctggatcactggtgaacatgacagagGGAGAGGCTGGTTCGACCCAGAtcctaaatataattttttgcatAATCTATCCCCTTAATAATTTCTACAGTAGTGAATCTATCACTCGAATGAATCAGTCAAATATGTTTCTTCGTTTTTTCCTCTCAGCAAATTGAGTCGCGCACACTGACCATCGCCCACAGCCTCAGCCAGCAGCTTCAGAGCACATGTGTGGTGCTGGTGTCCAGTCTCAGGGGTCTCCCTCAGCACGTCCAGCTCCAGGTGGGCTCCGTCAGCCGCTCCGCATTGGAGATCTACAGCAGCTTCAGTAAAGCGGCCGTGCTGGGGGATCTGTCCAGCACCGTCCTGTCCTCCAGCCGCTCACAGCTCAGCAGAATCACAGAGTCCATGGACAACGTGATGGACTACCTGCTCAACAACACTCCTCTCAACTGGCTGGTCGGACCGTTTTACCCACGTGTGGAGCGCGCCGTTGAAAACGAGGCCAAATGTAGCAAACAGAGGACCCTTCAAGTCACTGAATGAAGCTTAATCGAATATTAAAATCCTGTCATTATTGAGTCACCTGATTTGTTTTCTGAACACAAAAgacgttattttaataatgttgtaaacCGGTAGACATTGACCTCCATTTTGTTTCCCTACACACAAAGTCATGACAGcaaatgtttctatgttcctttaACTTATCTTAATACGTTAATCAAGttgtgacacagtggctcagtggttagcactgtcgccttacagcaagaaggtcactgatttgagtccaggctgggtcagttggcatttctgtgtggggtttgcatattctccccatgttggcatgggtttcctccaggtgttctggtttcaccccacagttcaaagacatgtgcttatggtgaattgaataagctaaattagtcgtagtgtatgagtaaatgtgagagtgtatgggtgtttctcagtgatgggttgcagctggaaaggtattcgctgcgcaaaacatatgctgtaatagttagCGGTTcgttcctctgtggtgacctcttatgaataaagggactaagccgaaggaaaatgaatgaataagtgaatcaggtttcaactcattttttaaGTCATGCAAagcttaacttaatatttttagtcagtctgactgatgtaagttgaaatgacgacactgtaaaaaaaggattatttactttacttagaaaagtgagtaaacccattgctttaaaagcgacaagttgacttcacttaaaaagtgagtaaaccagtttcGACTTATAATTGATAAGTTCaactaacttaatttttttaattacgcacatagttcatttacttaaacattttaagtcaacgtttttaaagtaatgtcaactaattatttttaaatcaacaggtttactcacttatttcaTTGTTTACAGTGTTGAAAAGTTCATTTTATTCAACTCAATTTAAAACAACCTATTTTGCAGCGGCAAAAAAGGGACTTTAGCTGGTTGTCcatgctacttatttaaaatgagctgaaagaaAATGCAATTCTTGAGTTTTAGGAGGGCAACTTAACTTTTTATGTTTCCTCCacgtaaaattgtaaaaactaataagctaacacTTTCATGTTGCCCTAACAcaaaatcgattgtgtggaacgcAGCATTTATGACAGTGagtgtactatggaagtcaatggtcacctgtttccagcattattcaaaatatctttttttgtgttgaatAGAAAAATGGAGAGTAACTTAAGATGTTTTGGTGACCTGTGCCTTTAATCATTCCTTTCTTTTTACAATCACACATTCCTGTCAGTAAAAATATTCTTTACATTGAAAACATTGATATTTTCTGTGGCAAGAATCATGTTctttgctgcaacatttggatatGCCTGACGCTTTTGGATGTACGTAATAGCTTGTGCACACTATATTCAATATGCTGTCTTTATATTGGTTTTGTacatttctaataaaataatattattacattatttatttttgttgtgtgtgttgcTTTCATGGGGccacacggtggctcaatggttagcgcTGTCTTCTCACAGCAAAGTCatgtcccagctgggtcagttggcattcttgtgtggagtttgcatgttctccccatgttcctatttcctacaggtgctctggtttcccccacagtttaaagacatgcacgataggtgaattgaataaactaaactggccttagtgtgtaaatgagagtgtatgggtgtttcccagtgatgagttgcagctggatgggcatctgacaaaaaaatatatatgctggaaaatttggcggttcattccactctggtgatccctaattaataaagggactaagccgaaaagaaaatgaatgaatgaatgttttcaccTTGATAGCAGTATGTCCTTTTCATGTCTGATTGGTGTCCTTGGTTCTGATAATCTGGTAGTggtggagaaaaaaattggctgaatgaaaaaaaaaatgggtgaaagaaaaaaatgggtgggaggaaaatatatatttctaagtttttgcgttctctcgcaaagttgttttgcgttccctcgcaaagatgttttgtgttatctcgcaaagatgttttgcgttatctcgcaaataAACACTTTCTGTTCAAAACAACACTTCCTCTTTCTTCATTTTAGGGTCCTTGCGTTTACGATGGACGGCTTCATAGAGCTTTATTTTGAACTTGGGCTTAAGAATAAAGAGATATGCTCAATGCTTAATTCAAGGCCCGGTTTTGATATAAGTGAAAGACACTTGAAAAGGATATTGCGTGAAAAAGGACTGTTTAGCCGGAAGCTTTAGCTGTTCTTGTTGATTTCATCCAAAATCAGCTGCAATTCTCTGGGCAACTTCATGGGTACCGATGGATGTACACGAAATGTAGAGAAAATGGTCTACGTGTGAGAAAAGAAGACGTGCGCTTAGTGCTGAAGGAACTGGACCTTGCAGGTGTTTCAATGAGGAGAGCAAGACGGCTCAGGAGGCGCAACTACTTTGCTATAGGGACCAAACTTTATATGGCATTTGGACTCATACGATAAACTGAAACCATATGGCGTTTGTATAAATGGCTGTATTGATGGGTTTTCGCGTAAGATTATTTGGCTGTGATCCAAAGCTTATTGGAGCATATTATATGGAAGCATGGAGCGTTTGGGAGGATGCTCTAGAGTTGTAAGGGGGGATCTTGGGACTGAAAATGGTCCCGTTAGAGACTTTCAACATTTTCtctatgggtgctttcacacctacacttttgtttcggaaactgtctcgtttgcccagttagcgcggttcgtttggcatatgtgaacagggcaatcgcgctctgttccaagCCAAAgaaatcgctccgagatcgcttgaatgaggtggtctcagctcgattgaaatgaaccctggagcggttcaattgcagtgagaaagctaTCCGATccaagcgcggttatatcacagtgttttatggatatgtaataggcatacggctatatgaagagagaattatgagtaggactggaagtttcgcaagtctctggatgcccgcaaatgagtgatgatctcccggtaatctcacgtctccctcccggtcctcaaatacgcatcgtcgcgcacccttctcaccccttcccactgcatctctcctcagacatgtcgcgcgcgcttaccctgtcaatcaccactaaaccaccacctcttctgacagcttagcgggacgctgcaaaataaaccctgacactctgaccaatgtaaggagagtttactcgcacgtgacttgttttagctcttttggtccgattagaaactttgcagtgtgaaagcgaaccgctccaagagcaacaatgtaacatttgtaatctctgtttcggaacaactgaatcgattcacaggtgtgaaagcacccttagattagattgtacgttagATCAACAACCCAGACTGaatttatagcaccaggttaaactttctgacccctttatggtaatcaaattgaaaataaacacaggccacaactgaccattgaggatgatctccgaAATTAAACCAATAGACTTGTCCTGAAAACATGCTGTCCACCGGTCTCGTTGAGGTTGGGTTATTAATAttgaattaaacaaatgaataaatgattatataaaCTATAGCCCATGATtgttaagactgttgcactttttgtgttggcaatatgctcatgcttatataggcctattgttatgtgtgcatgcaacatttgtatatttataaccacctctgagaaatgtcggggtcacaatggttttaagagaagacttaaaaagtcatacatttgaaatagtgactgacacctgcagaaaccatggttgtgatgttccattccactatagattccattccactatagacatggttacatcaaaacgcgtattaaatattaagccaaaaatatacaaCCGAATTATGTATACGCTACAACTAGTTTTATAAaatgatatgtgcaaataaaaatacacacttttgtctttgcagacctttcatctttgcattaactcgtgttgtattacagttttttcagtcgctttggtaaacttgTCAGATTTAAAATTTGCtaagcagtaagtgcatttctcaaaaaagcacatacaaatagccaaacagcatggattacctgcaaaagccagtctcttgcttaaagtccttggttcatctctcaatgaacatgtcagtgccgtcagaatgacaagtccttgtgtcattgtgtacggataagacagtcaaattacttactcatgttgtcaatgtaacagtGTACTCTGGATGGATGTTctcatgtaagctacggctaatttatttcatttttttgcggttTGTACTGTGAtttgttgccagatcatgtcatcgtgatacagaaaggaaaagacagcactccataggaccaaaaaaaaaacccaaaacaaaagtgaaaatgtgaacataggacaatctcctttcagatacgcctcaccttcattagacaaagtccagattgacctgggagcaatttaccaattatagatttagaaaaaaaacgtctaatggaaatgtacagaaaaatgcattatgactgaatattatgacaacttgttcaacttcttttatatataatatataacttgacattcactttttttctcacaccccactggtcatttttacgagacaaaattttgttgttgaaaactgtaaatttgacttttgcatgcaatAAGTACTAGAGTAagagacattttactcgatttgggtcattaaaataactctgactagTACCATTATTAggatataggtagcctatatctgctgtagtaacttaaaacctacagtagtttgacataaaaccaaaacaatagCCAATCTTGTCTTAGGAAATTTTTATTAAGCAATTTTTTGaataacagtaagttcatgacatgttaaatatatagtatattctgctggttttaaacatacataataataatagtaaatacagTCAcgtaacaaccataacattaccattatgtcttaggacatctttgattaactttttactaccttgaccaaatgttgactaatgaaggtacatttttgacaactagttagactactttattgtcaaaccacgttgcgtacaaatgcattcaacggACCCATGTGACAGTGTAGTGCTGTACATGACAAAtgaaacacgagacaggtgtttagagaaagaagtttattttgaacttaccttggtcaagtacaaagAGCAACACCGACACaactgacaacaccgagcgagaaccgccgagctttataggaatgcatatgcaaatgtttacatggcgacgtcactgctgggagtctcgttgtcatggtgagcgctgaagAGAGCACACCTCTGATTGGAGCAAACAGcctcgggaatctccgtcacggcgtgatggcgagttgcggacaaaaacatggtaaatatactgaatatatatttttttacatttttgggtgctTTGTATCactctgggatgcagtagaatagggagacagatgaatataattaaagaccaatgactctgacaaactcctagtggtggtaagcttcttattatccaagatcgccatctagcggtcacatgaCCCAATAGCGtgttacttgctactccactacatcatgcccgtagccgggggtgggggcatgcctaaccctaacctaaacaTAAACCCAATTtgtaccttactaattattaataaacagctagttagtttattaagctagtagtgttagtttaattgtttgttaatactgtgaattgtgacccaaactgaaaaagtgttgccaaaaggtccagcgtttgtccttttaattattttatgtaattttatattatatatttatcaaataattaatacaatatatttatattcaatatatatatatatattttttttttctttttttttattttttattgaacaaaCAGGGATGTACAGAGTTATACATAAAACAGTATACaatggaattaacaacaaaaattaatCGTGTACATTAAGTATTTTTTCCAGTAGTTGAGATGTCTTAATAGCTTTGGTATTACTTTGTATAGCAGTGAGGGAATCATAAAAAAGTTTTAGATCAATGAAAAATAGTTTACAATTTGGTACAGTcagcatacattttgttttgtggatgtgatactttccaaataaaataagaatttttgcTATTTTGTCCATTTCCAGTAATCCAGAGTTGCAATCCGTAAAAAAAAACCATTTGCTCAGTTATACTGATTAATTTATAAAACACTTCAAAAAGTAGGTAGGGAATCTTGGGACCAAAACTGTTTTGTGTAActgcaactgaaaaataaatgaagaattgtTTACGGTTCctttttacaaaaacaacacaagggTGAAAAACCTTCCTTAAACTTACTTATAAAATCATTGCATGGATAATatctatgtaatattttaaattttgtttcttttacttTATTAGGAATTATGTATTTTGTAATATCTGACCAGATTTTTGGGGAAAAGAAGAATAAAGGGAATGCTTGTTTCCATTTAACCATTGCAATTGGAGGAACACTTTTATCTGCAGTTAGGATATTCCTGATATaattgttattacattttttatctttGATAGAAAGGCCCTTAATAGTAAGCTCTGGGTGAGAGCCAGATACATGGTTATATATTTTTGCGGTTTTAAAAAGGTGAAGTAATTTTGGGGAAATACAATGAACAAATTTTTTGTATTCAATCAAAGtaatttttaaaccaaaattattaataaattcattgtAATCATATAAATCCCCTACACGATTTAATAAGTCTGTAACAAAAATTACTCCTTTTTTAACATAATCATTCCGAAATATggacttgtttttaaataaaatatactgatTGTTCCAGATAATACATGAGTGGGGGGAAAAGTTATGCTTATAAATCAGTTTCCATGTATTCAAGGCTTGTTTATGAAAATTTGACATCTTAATAGGAATTTTAGAACACTTAAAATCACAAGTTAGCAAAAAGTGTAGGCCACC is part of the Danio rerio strain Tuebingen ecotype United States chromosome 15, GRCz12tu, whole genome shotgun sequence genome and encodes:
- the plin2 gene encoding perilipin-2 isoform X2; the encoded protein is MANAKDAVTGAKEAVSGTVSGAKDSVSFTLNDVMDRTRGAVQGSVEKTKTVVSGGVQTVMDSRMLKLVSSRVDNALSTSETLLEHYLPENEEEKEGEERNTEGLENDSDLANYYVRLGSLSIKVRDRTYQRAVEKVRHAVQRGQESISQLNHTMDIIEFTRKNIDGSNQKLQEKLGSLMGWKSVSQSQETESETDSEAEQIESRTLTIAHSLSQQLQSTCVVLVSSLRGLPQHVQLQVGSVSRSALEIYSSFSKAAVLGDLSSTVLSSSRSQLSRITESMDNVMDYLLNNTPLNWLVGPFYPRVERAVENEAKCSKQRTLQVTE